One window of Enterobacter sp. RHBSTW-00175 genomic DNA carries:
- the potG gene encoding putrescine ABC transporter ATP-binding subunit PotG, which yields MNDVIPRPQAKVRKALTPLLEIRNLTKSFDGQHAVDDVSLTIYKGEIFALLGASGCGKSTLLRMLAGFEQPTAGQIMLDGVDLSSVPPYQRPINMMFQSYALFPHMTVEQNIAFGLKQDKLPKAEITARVAEMLSLVHMQEFAKRKPHQLSGGQRQRVALARSLAKRPKLLLLDEPMGALDKKLRDRMQLEVVDILERVGVTCVMVTHDQEEAMTMAGRIAIMNRGKFVQIGEPEEIYEHPTTRYSAEFIGSVNVFEGLLKERQEDGLVIESPGLQHPLKVDPDNSVVDNVPVYVALRPEKIMLCEDPPADGYNFAVGEVVHIAYLGDLSIYHVRLKSGQMLSAQLQNEHRYRKGLPTWGDEVRLCWDADSCVVLTV from the coding sequence GTGAATGATGTGATCCCCCGCCCGCAGGCGAAAGTCCGTAAAGCGCTGACCCCGCTTCTTGAAATCCGCAACCTCACCAAATCCTTTGACGGCCAACATGCCGTAGACGATGTCAGCCTGACTATCTATAAAGGCGAAATTTTTGCTCTGCTCGGTGCATCCGGCTGCGGTAAATCTACGCTGCTGCGAATGCTGGCGGGTTTCGAGCAACCCACTGCCGGGCAGATTATGCTCGATGGTGTCGACCTCTCCAGCGTGCCGCCGTACCAGCGCCCAATCAACATGATGTTCCAGTCTTACGCCCTGTTCCCGCATATGACGGTAGAGCAGAATATCGCGTTCGGCCTGAAGCAGGACAAACTGCCTAAAGCCGAAATTACCGCGCGTGTGGCCGAAATGCTGAGCCTCGTACACATGCAGGAGTTCGCGAAGCGTAAACCGCATCAGCTCTCTGGCGGGCAACGTCAGCGTGTGGCGCTGGCGAGAAGCCTGGCGAAACGCCCGAAACTGCTGCTGCTCGATGAGCCAATGGGTGCGCTGGATAAAAAACTGCGCGACCGGATGCAGCTCGAAGTGGTGGATATCCTTGAACGTGTGGGCGTGACCTGCGTAATGGTGACCCACGACCAGGAAGAGGCGATGACCATGGCCGGGCGTATCGCGATCATGAATCGCGGTAAGTTCGTGCAGATTGGCGAGCCGGAGGAGATTTACGAACACCCGACTACCCGCTACAGCGCGGAGTTTATCGGTTCGGTCAACGTCTTCGAAGGGCTGCTGAAAGAGCGCCAGGAAGATGGTCTGGTCATCGAATCGCCTGGGTTGCAGCATCCGCTTAAGGTCGACCCGGATAACTCCGTCGTGGATAACGTGCCGGTGTATGTCGCGCTGCGTCCTGAGAAAATTATGCTCTGTGAAGACCCACCAGCCGATGGCTATAACTTTGCCGTGGGTGAAGTGGTGCACATTGCCTATCTGGGTGATCTCTCCATCTACCATGTCCGTCTGAAGAGTGGACAGATGCTCAGTGCCCAGTTGCAAAACGAACATCGCTACCGCAAAGGGTTGCCGACCTGGGGCGACGAAGTGCGTCTTTGCTGGGATGCGGATAGCTGCGTCGTGCTGACGGTATAA
- the potI gene encoding putrescine ABC transporter permease PotI — MNNLPVVRSPWRILILVLGFTFLYAPMLMLVIYSFNSSKLVTVWAGWSTRWYSELFHDDAMMSAVGLSLTIAACAATMASILGTIAAMVMVRFGRFRGSNGFAFMITAPLVMPDVITGLSLLLLFVALAHAIGWPADRGMLTIWLAHVTFCTAYVAVVISSRLRELDHSIEEAAMDLGATPLKVFFIITLPMIMPAVISGWLLAFTLSLDDLVIASFVSGPGATTLPMLVFSSVRMGVNPEINALASIILGVVGVVGFIAWYLMARAEKQRVRDIQRARRG; from the coding sequence ATGAACAACTTACCGGTAGTACGCTCCCCGTGGCGGATCCTGATCCTGGTGCTCGGGTTTACCTTCCTGTATGCGCCGATGCTGATGCTGGTTATTTACTCCTTTAACAGCTCGAAACTGGTGACGGTGTGGGCGGGCTGGTCGACGCGCTGGTACAGCGAGTTGTTCCACGATGATGCAATGATGAGCGCGGTGGGGTTAAGCCTGACCATTGCGGCGTGCGCCGCCACAATGGCCTCGATCCTCGGCACTATTGCCGCAATGGTGATGGTTCGCTTTGGGCGTTTTCGTGGGTCCAACGGCTTTGCGTTTATGATAACCGCGCCGCTGGTTATGCCAGACGTGATAACCGGCCTGTCGTTGTTACTGCTGTTCGTTGCACTGGCTCATGCAATTGGCTGGCCTGCGGACCGTGGAATGCTGACTATCTGGCTGGCTCACGTCACCTTCTGTACCGCCTACGTGGCCGTGGTTATCTCCTCGCGCCTGCGGGAACTGGATCATTCTATTGAAGAGGCAGCCATGGATCTTGGCGCCACGCCGCTGAAGGTGTTTTTCATCATTACCTTGCCGATGATTATGCCTGCGGTGATCTCCGGCTGGCTGCTGGCGTTTACCCTGTCTCTGGACGATCTGGTGATTGCCAGCTTTGTTTCCGGGCCGGGGGCGACAACCCTGCCGATGCTGGTCTTCTCCAGCGTGCGTATGGGGGTTAACCCAGAGATTAACGCCCTGGCCTCTATCATCCTCGGTGTGGTCGGCGTTGTCGGTTTTATCGCCTGGTATCTGATGGCGCGTGCTGAAAAACAACGCGTGCGTGATATCCAGCGTGCAAGACGCGGCTGA
- a CDS encoding YbjO family protein, translating to MKCRACRGTVFQGSKTLGFFKKSRQTHARLNVPALVQVAALAIIMIRCLDVLMILNTLGARGIGEFIHRSVQTWNLTLVFMSSLVLVFVEIYCAFSLVKGRNWARWVYLLTQVVATGYLWAASLGYGYPELFSIAGESKREILRALFMQKLPDMLVLCLLFVPASSRRFFRLQ from the coding sequence GTGAAGTGCCGCGCGTGTCGCGGCACTGTTTTTCAGGGAAGTAAAACATTGGGATTCTTTAAAAAGTCACGTCAAACGCACGCCCGTCTGAACGTCCCTGCGCTAGTGCAGGTGGCGGCGCTCGCCATTATTATGATCCGCTGTCTTGATGTGCTGATGATTCTGAATACGCTGGGTGCGCGTGGTATCGGTGAGTTCATCCACCGCAGCGTGCAGACGTGGAACCTGACGCTGGTTTTTATGAGCAGTCTGGTGCTGGTGTTTGTTGAGATTTACTGTGCGTTTTCTCTGGTTAAAGGGCGTAACTGGGCGCGCTGGGTTTACCTGCTGACGCAAGTGGTGGCCACGGGTTACCTGTGGGCGGCCTCTCTGGGTTATGGTTACCCGGAGCTGTTCAGCATCGCAGGGGAATCCAAACGCGAGATTTTACGCGCGCTGTTTATGCAAAAACTGCCGGATATGCTGGTGCTCTGTTTACTCTTCGTTCCGGCCTCCAGTCGACGGTTCTTCCGCCTGCAATAA
- the potH gene encoding putrescine ABC transporter permease PotH encodes MSTLEPPARVQKPGGFAHGLTRFKMAHGRKLVIAMPYIWLILLFLMPFLIVFKISLAEMARAIPPYTNLMDWADGQLTLTLNLGNFLQLTDDPLYFEAYLQSLQVAAISTICCLLLGYPLAWAVAHSKPSTRNILLLLVILPSWTSFLIRVYAWMGILKNNGVLNNVLMWLGVIDQPLTILHTNLAVYIGIVYAYLPFMVLPIYTALTRIDYSLVEASLDLGARPLKTFFSVIVPLTKGGIIAGSMLVFIPAVGEFVIPELLGGPDSIMIGRVLWQEFFNNRDWPVASAVAIVMLLLLIVPIMWFHKYQQKQMGDHG; translated from the coding sequence ATGAGTACACTTGAACCTCCAGCCCGCGTACAAAAACCGGGTGGTTTTGCGCACGGACTGACGCGCTTTAAGATGGCGCATGGGCGCAAGCTGGTGATCGCCATGCCTTATATCTGGCTGATCCTGCTGTTCCTGATGCCGTTTTTGATCGTTTTCAAAATCAGCCTGGCAGAGATGGCGCGGGCGATCCCGCCTTACACCAACCTGATGGATTGGGCTGACGGGCAACTGACCCTGACGCTGAATCTTGGCAACTTCCTGCAACTTACCGACGATCCGCTCTACTTTGAGGCCTATTTGCAGTCATTGCAGGTGGCGGCGATCTCGACGATCTGTTGCCTGTTGTTGGGGTACCCGCTCGCGTGGGCGGTGGCGCACAGTAAGCCATCGACGCGTAATATTCTGCTGTTGCTGGTGATTTTACCGTCGTGGACCTCGTTCCTGATCCGCGTGTATGCGTGGATGGGGATCCTGAAAAACAACGGTGTCCTGAACAACGTCCTGATGTGGCTTGGGGTTATCGATCAGCCGCTGACCATTTTGCATACCAACCTCGCGGTTTATATCGGGATTGTCTACGCCTACCTGCCATTTATGGTGTTACCAATTTATACCGCGCTGACGCGGATTGATTACTCGCTGGTGGAAGCCTCCCTTGATTTGGGCGCACGTCCGCTGAAAACCTTCTTTAGCGTGATTGTGCCGCTCACCAAAGGCGGGATTATTGCCGGTTCGATGCTGGTGTTTATCCCGGCGGTAGGGGAGTTTGTTATCCCTGAACTGCTCGGTGGCCCGGACAGCATCATGATTGGTCGCGTGCTGTGGCAGGAGTTCTTCAATAACCGTGACTGGCCGGTGGCGTCTGCGGTGGCGATTGTGATGTTGCTGCTGCTGATTGTGCCTATCATGTGGTTCCACAAGTATCAGCAAAAACAGATGGGGGATCACGGATGA